CGTGGCCCAGGACGGCTGGGTCAGCGTACCCATCGACTTCAAGATTCATTGAGCCGCAAGGCCGATCAAATAACGCGCGCTAAACGCTTACACAGAGGGAACACATCATGACGTTACTGGCATCTCCACTGGAATCCATCGAAAGCGCGGTGATCTGGCTGTTGGTGGTCTTCTCCGTCGCCACCTGGGGCCTGGCCCTGGTCAAGGGCGTGCAGTTCGCCCGCCTCAAGTCCCAGGATCGCAAGTTTCACAATCAGTTCTGGGCCGCCTCCAGCCTCGATTCCGCCGCCCCCCTGAGTGAAACCCAGCCCGGCGCGGCGGCCCGGGTGGCCCAGGCCGGCTATGCGGCGATCCAGGTCGGTGACGCGCCCCATGCGGCGGACCTGAGCCAGGCGATCAACCACCAGGACCGTCTCGAACGCGCCCTGCGCCAGCAGATCGTGCGTGAGCGCCGCTCCCTGGAAACCGGCCTGGCGGTGGTCGCCAGTATCGGCAGCACCTCGCCCTTTATCGGTCTGTTCGGCACCGTGTGGGGGATCATGGAAGCCCTGAAAGGCATCAGCGCTGCGGGCTCTGCCAGCCTGGAAACCGTGGCCGGGCCGATCGGCGCGGCGCTGGTGGCCACCGGTGTGGGGATCGCCGTCGCGGTGCCCGCGGTGCTGGTCTACAACTACTTCCTGCGGCGCCTGAAGCTCACGGCTGCGGACCTGGACGACTTTGCCCACGACTTCTACAGCCTGGCGCAGAAGAACTCGTTCCGTGTGCTGATCCACCCGAGCGTGCACAAGGCTGCGGCCCAGGGCAGCCAGCAGAAAGTCAAGGAGGCGTCCTGACATGGCCTTCTCCACTC
This genomic stretch from Pseudomonas sp. Os17 harbors:
- a CDS encoding MotA/TolQ/ExbB proton channel family protein; translation: MTLLASPLESIESAVIWLLVVFSVATWGLALVKGVQFARLKSQDRKFHNQFWAASSLDSAAPLSETQPGAAARVAQAGYAAIQVGDAPHAADLSQAINHQDRLERALRQQIVRERRSLETGLAVVASIGSTSPFIGLFGTVWGIMEALKGISAAGSASLETVAGPIGAALVATGVGIAVAVPAVLVYNYFLRRLKLTAADLDDFAHDFYSLAQKNSFRVLIHPSVHKAAAQGSQQKVKEAS